The DNA window GGCAGGAGTTCCGCACGAAGGAGGAGGCGGAGCAGGCGGCGAAGGAACGCGCGCGCGGCGAGGAGCCGTCGCAGGTGAAGGTGCACCGGCTGGATGGCAACATGGAGTACGAAAGCACATATGGCGACGATCCGTCGCGCTCGCCGGGGTGA is part of the Longimicrobiales bacterium genome and encodes:
- a CDS encoding DUF2188 domain-containing protein, producing MASNRTVYHVVPNADQSQWLVTQENNDSFRQEFRTKEEAEQAAKERARGEEPSQVKVHRLDGNMEYESTYGDDPSRSPG